The sequence below is a genomic window from Oscillospiraceae bacterium.
ACGGGCTGCTGCTCCAGGCCCTGCCCGGGAACCTGGCCTGGGTGGCGGTGCTGGAGAAGATCCCCGCCTCCGTCTTTAACGCCGCCATCGCGGTCATCGCCGCCCCGCCCCTGGCCGCCGCCATCCGCGCCGCGCTGAAGAAGTCCAACCTGTCCATCCTCGATTAGAATTCCGTACGCCTGAACACCGCTGAATATCGGTCATCTGCGCGGGGTTGACAACCCTCTCCCGCTGGCTTACAATGGTTCTATCCAGTGCCTCATTTATAATTATTAGGAGTGATTCCAATGGAAGAGAAGAAGTATACCTCTATGATCCGCGTGCGCATGTCCTCGAAGGATGCCCATTACGGCGGAAACCTGGTGGACGGCGCCCATATGGTGCACCTGTTCGGCGACGTGGCCACCGAGCTGCTGATCAAGACCGACGGGGACGAGGGTCTCTTCTGCGCGTATAACAACGTGGAGTTCAAGGCCCCCGTGTACGCCGGCGACTTTATCGAGGCCTACGGCGAGGTCACCCACATGGGCAACACCTCCCGCAAGATGAGGTTCGAGGCCCGCAAGGTGGCCGTGCCCCGCCCCGACATCAGCGATTCCGCCGCCGATTTCCTGGACGAGCCCATCGTGGTCGCCATCGCCGAGGGCACCTGCGTGGTGCCCAAGGACAGCCAGCGCATCAAGCGGTAAGCAGGTACATAAAAACAGCCGCCGGCAATGCCGGCGGCTGTTTTTTGCGCTCTGCCGCAAGTTCAGGCGTCCGTAAAGACGGTATGACCCTTCCGGTAGGCGTCGTTATCCTTCTGCGTGAGCTCGCTGCGGACCGCTTGCAATTGCTGCCTGAGCTGTTCCAGCTCCGGCTCCTCCGCCCCGCCTTCCTCCGCCCGGCTGAGCTTCTGCTCCAGGGCGGCCTGCCGCTGCTTCAGCTGTCTGAGCTCCCCGTCCACCCGGTCGGTGTTGGCGGTGGTGCGCTCCCCGGCGGCCTCCGGCACATATTCGTCAAACCGCGCCCGGCGCGCCTCCGCCGCCGGGACTGGGACCGCCTGCGCCTCCCCGGCCCGCTCCGTCCCGGTCGGCCCCTGGACGGCCGGCGCCTGGGGCGTGCTCTGGACCGGATACGCCGAACTTACTTCCATCACCTGGCATCCCTCCTTACCGCATTTCTATATTGTATCTATCGGCGCTTTTTCCATAAAAATAAGGGCATTGCCTACGGCAATGCCCTTATTTTTATGGGATAAGCCCCAGCCGGTCCAGCACCAGGGCTGCCTGCTCCCGCGTCAGGGGCGCGCCGGGCTTGGTGCCGTCAAAGATCCCGGCGGCCGCCGCCTTCTCCCAGGCCTCCGCCGCCCACGCGCTCACTGGGCGGGCCTCCTGGGCCTTTCGGTCAGACTGCGCGGAGACGGCGAACATGGCGTCGAACTGCGCCTGCGTCATCTGAGCGTCACCCCCCTCCAGCAGCGCCTTTACGTCGGCGCGCAGGGTTTCCATACTCTTGCCGTGCCTGGGGAACCACTGGGATACGTCGCTGTGGTTGGAGGCCACGTCCAGCGCGTGGCCCTCGGAATGGTCAATGATGTCCGCCGCGGGGTCCAGGCCGTAGCGGGTGCACAGGTAGGCGCACAGCTCCACGCAGTTGCGGTAGACCGCCGCGAAGTACGCCGCGTTGCGCGCCGCGTCG
It includes:
- the kal gene encoding 3-aminobutyryl-CoA ammonia lyase, with protein sequence MEEKKYTSMIRVRMSSKDAHYGGNLVDGAHMVHLFGDVATELLIKTDGDEGLFCAYNNVEFKAPVYAGDFIEAYGEVTHMGNTSRKMRFEARKVAVPRPDISDSAADFLDEPIVVAIAEGTCVVPKDSQRIKR